A single window of Fischerella sp. PCC 9605 DNA harbors:
- a CDS encoding CAP domain-containing protein yields MIRQSAFGIALSMLVLASGLKITTSGNTSKNKLFVNQVLSISSPPIATSINFKTTDLEKSVFARINRYRISQGLPKLALNPSITKQARIHSKNMANGKVPFSHDGFKQRVNAIALRYKSAAENVAVNQGYSDPAAEAFTGWLNSPDHLINIKGNYNLTGIGVATNSKGEVYLTQIFLRNK; encoded by the coding sequence ATGATTAGACAATCTGCTTTTGGCATTGCTTTAAGTATGCTTGTCCTTGCTAGTGGATTAAAAATCACTACCTCAGGTAACACTTCCAAAAATAAACTGTTCGTAAATCAGGTGTTGTCGATTTCATCACCTCCGATTGCGACTTCTATTAATTTCAAAACAACTGATTTAGAAAAATCAGTATTTGCTCGAATTAATCGATATCGAATTTCTCAAGGTCTACCAAAATTGGCTCTCAACCCAAGTATCACTAAACAGGCAAGAATTCACAGTAAAAATATGGCTAACGGTAAGGTTCCGTTTAGCCACGATGGATTTAAACAGCGAGTCAATGCAATTGCTCTTCGTTACAAAAGTGCTGCTGAGAATGTTGCTGTTAATCAAGGATATAGCGACCCTGCCGCCGAAGCTTTTACTGGCTGGCTCAACAGTCCCGATCATCTTATCAATATTAAAGGCAATTACAATTTAACTGGAATTGGTGTCGCAACTAATAGTAAAGGTGAAGTTTACTTAACGCAAATTTTTCTTCGTAATAAATGA